The nucleotide sequence GTGTGCTTGCTCTTAAAAACTTCAAAAGGAACAAAAAACGTTACCGCAGCATTGTGTTGTCACTTGTTTTAAGTGTAGTGCTGTTTATATCGACCAGTGCAATGGTAGCAGATTTGAAACAGACGACAGCGGGTGCAAAGGAGATTAATGGTTATGATATTGGTTTTGGTTCAGATGATATGAAGGACAGTGAAATGCTGCAGCTTTATAACAAATTAAAAACCACCAATGGTGTTTATGAAAGCTCGTATCAAGTTGTTATGAATTATTCCTGTGCTGTCAAAGGCAGCGACTTTTCAGATGCATACAAGAAATCTGTGAGTTCACATTCGCTGGACAAAACAGTGAATCTGTCAACGATAATCCAGTTTTTGGATGACAGTACTTATTTAAATATTGTCAAACGCTTGGGCTTGCCAAAGAAGGAATATATAGGACCAAATGCCAAATTGATAAGTGTCGCCAAAGTGGATAGTGATCACGACAATCAGAAGAACGTTCACCAGCTTCCTGATATGTTCAAGAGTTCTTCCATGAATTTTACAATCGCTCCTGAAATAAATGGCAAGCCGGAGATTAGGCAGGGACGTAATGTAAGTATTACATTTGTTAGCACCATGGTGATGCCTGATATTCCTCCGAGTGTAAGAGTATCACTTAAAAAGCCAAGTAAGCTTAGTTTGATTGCACCATATTCACTCAAGGAAAAGTTTAATACCTCTAATATTTCTGCGGATATTAACGCTAAGGGCATGACTTTTTTGTCAAAGAATCCCTCGCAGTCAGCGGCTAAAATGGAAGAGGCAATTAAAGGTGCGAAAATTAAAGATATATACACCCTTATAAATAGTAAGAAAATATTTGAGGAAAACAAAAATGAAATTTTTATTGTCGACGTATTTTCTTATACTTTTATAATTATGATTTCGCTGATTGCAGTTGCCAATGTATTTAACACTATTTCTACGAATATCAAGCTGCGCAGGCGTGAACTTGCCATGCTTCGCTCTGTGGGAATGTCTGACCGCGATTTCAAAAAGATGATGAATTTCGAGTGCGTCTTTTATGGAATGAAGGCTCTGCTCCTCGGGCTTCCTCTGTCAATCATATTCTCATGGCTTGTGCACAAAGTAATGAGTGGCGACAGTACCCATTTTGTATTGCCGTGGAGTAGTATTGGAATCAGCGTGTTCGGTGTGCTATTTATCGTGTTCATTACTATGATGTATTCCATTAGCAAGATAAAAAAAGAAAATATCATTGACGCTCTTCGGGATGACATGGATTAATTTAAAACAAATTTTCTTGATTAACTCCTCATTGACTTTTTTGATGGGGAATAGTATAATGGTAAAAAATTTGAAATTTGAGGTGAAAAAATGATTAAATTTTCTTGCTGATTTTTAAAAGTACATTTAATACAAAGATAATAGGTGTGTTCTGTTTTTTTGTTGTACTTATGCAGGAAAGTTATTCTTTTTTCTTCTAATATATACTTGTGTTATGCTATAATAATTAGCTTAACTGTGTATATCTAAGGGCTGTAAGGATAATAAATTCTTGCAGCTCTTACTTTTTTATAAATAATTAGAATAAGGAGGATAAATAATATTATGATAGATAAAGATACTTTGCTAACACATGATAATCTCCATATAGACTCGGATACTGCAGGTGATATTTATATGGAGTAATAACAAGATCACCTATTGTTCCGAATTTGTTTTTTATATTATTAAATACAGAGGAGGACAAAAATATGTCTTTAATTAATGTTACAAATTTAACCTTTGCTTATGAAGGTAGTTATGATAATATTTTTGAAAATGTAAGTTTTCAAATTGATACTGATTGGAAATTGGGGTTTACTGGAAGAAACGGTAGAGGAAAGACTACGTTTCTAAATCTTTTGCTTGGAAAATACGAATATAATGGAAGCATCTCGACTGATGTGAATTTTGAATACTTTCCTTATGAAGTGCAGGAGAAAGGCAAATTTGTCATAGATGTCATAAAGGAGATTAGTCCAAATTCAATGGATTGGGAAATAGTAAAAGAATTATCTTTGTTAGATATAGACTATGAAGCTTTATATAGACAGTTCTATACTCTCTCTAAAGGAGAGCAGACCAAATCATTGTTGGCTGCTATGTTTTTGAAAGAGAATTCTTTTTTGCTTATTGATGAGCCTACAAATCATTTGGATGCTGAAGGGAGAAAGAAACTAAGTAATTACTTGAAAAAGAAGAAAGGATTTATTCTAATTTCACATGATAGATCTTTTTTGGATAATTGTGTTGACCATATTTTGTCTATTAATAGAACTAATATTGAAATACAAAAAGGGAATTTTTCTTCATGGTGGAGAAACAAGGAATTAAAAGATGGGTTTGAACTAGCAGAAAATGAAAAATTGAAAAAGGATATTAATAGACTTTCTAGCTCGGCAAAACGTACATCTACGTGGTCAGATAGTGTTGAAAGTAGCAAGTATGGAACTACTAATTCTGGGAGCAAATTAGATAAAGGATATGTTGGACATAAATCTGAAAAAATGATGAAACGTGCTAAAAATATAGAAGCTAGACAACAAAATATGATTAAGGAAAAATCAAGACTTCTTAAAAATATTGAGAATAATGAAAATTTAAAAATAGTACCGCTTACTTTTCATGATAAAAAGCTTGTAGAAGTTATAGATGTTGCAATTAAATATGATGATAGAATTGTCTGTGAAGGAGTAAGATTTAATATAGAGAAAGGTGAAAGAATTGCTATTCAAGGAAAGAATGGCAGCGGAAAATCAAGTATATTGAAATTAATTTATGGAGAAGACATCCCACATAGCGGAATTGTAAGAAAGAATAATAAATTAATTATTTCATATGTTTCACAAGATACATCAGATTTATATGGTAATTTATCTGAGTATGCGGATAAATACTGCATTGATGAAACTTTATTTAAATCAATGCTTAGAAAGCTTGATTTTTCAAGAGAACAGTTCGAAAAGGATATCAAGGATTTTAGCGGAGGACAGAAGAAAAAGGTACTGCTTGCAAAAAGTCTGTGTGAACGGGCACATTTGTATATTTGGGATGAACCATTGAATTTTATTGATGTCATTTCTCGTATGCAGGTTGAGAAATTGTTAATTGAATATGAACCTACAATTTTGTTTGTTGAGCATGATATTTCGTTTTGCGAGAATGTTGCAACAAAAACAATAAAATTATAAAGGTTTAAATGGGCATTAATGTAAAGGTAACACACGGAATCAGATGTTTTGGTGATGACTGTATGGAGTATAGTATAGGTCTTTAATTATACTGGGTTTCCCTGATAACTATTGATAGTTATCAGGGAGCCTACATAAAGCAAATAGTATCAAATTGATACAAAAAGATAAAAAATAACATATTACTGGACGGTAAAAAATTGATTATCTAAAGGAAATATTTTCTTGTAATAGAATTAATAAGTGACTATACAGGAATAGCACCAGCAGTAAGCATTAAATTTATAAGGTTATTCATTTTTTAAAAACTAGAAATTATTATTGATAAAATATCTAACAGTATTAGTGCATAATATTATTAGCAAAATGAGGAGAAAACATGATTAAATTATTAAAGCGTTTGAGAGTTAGAGAGTTGATCCAAGCATTTATCAGTTTAGTTTTCATAGCAGCACAGGTCTGGTTAGATTTAAAACTTCCTGATTGTATGTCAGATATTACAAGACTTCTGCAAACACAGAGAAGTGAAATGTAAGATATATGTTAGCAGGTGGAAAGATGATGCTTTGTGCCTTATGTAGTTTTGCAGCTGCTGTAGTGGTAGAATTTTTTGTTGAAAGAATTGAGGCTTCCTTTTCGCAAAATTTTAGAAGCCTTTTGTTTTCCAAGGTAGATTCTTTTCAATGGAAGAAATAAACCGCTTTTCAACAGATAGTCTGATAACTCGATCAACAAATGATATTACTCAAGTACAGATGCTAGTTGCCATGGGTTTATAGACGCTAATCGAAGCACCAATCTTAGGAGTATGGTCAATTACAAAGATTGAGGGAAAAGGATTTGAGTGAACGGTTGCTACTGTAGTAATGCTAGGAATTATGGTTTTTGTGATATCCATGATTATGATTTTTGTTATTCCAAAGTTTAAAAAATGTAAGTCCTTACTGATAATCTAAACCGTGTAACAAGAGAAAATCTTACAGGATTACGGGTTGTAAGATCATATAATGCAGAAGACTATCAGGAAGAAAAATTTGAAAATACCAATAAAGAATTAATGACTACGCAGCTATGCACCAATCGTGGCATGGCTGTTATGATGCCTATGATGATTTTTATCCTGATTCCAAGAGCTTCTGATTATGTTCTGGAAAATATAAGCAATAGTGCTTTCAGCTTAAATATTACAAGTAAAAAACACTTTGCCATTAAGATAAAAAGAATATAGTTGACAATTAGTCTAATTAGACTATAATATTTAAGTATGGCTAGTCTAATTAGACTAATAATAATTTCAAGGTTTTTGATATTTAGAAAAACTTAATGAAGCAGTAAAGTAAATAGAAAGAAGGGCTTAAAGTGGTTAAATCGTTTTTGATGTTAGGGCAGTCAAATATGGCTGGGCGTGGTTTTATTAATGAAGTTCCCATGATTTATAATGAGAGAATACAAATGTTACGTAATGGTAGATGGCAAATGATGACTGAGCCAATCAATTATGATCGTCCTGTTTCGGGAATAAGTTTAGCGGGTTCATTTGCAGATGCATGGAGTCAAAAAAATCAAGAAGATATTATTGGATTGATTCCTTGTGCTGAAGGTGGAAGTTCAATTGATGAGTGGGCTTTAGATGGGGTGCTTTTTAGACATGCATTAACCGAAGCTAAATTCGCTATGGAAAGTAGTGAATTAACAGGAATTCTATGGCACCAAGGGGAGAGTGATAGCCTTAATGGTAACTACAAAGTATATTATAAAAAGTTACTTTTAATTATTGAAGCTCTTAGAAAGGAGCTCAATGTCCCAGATATTCCGATTATTATTGGTGGCTTAGGAGATTTTTTAGGAAAAGAAAGATTTGGAAAAGGCTGTACTGAATATAATTTCATTAATAAGGAGTTACAAAAATTTGCTTTTGAACAGGATAACTGTTACTTTGTTACAGCATCAGGTTTAACTTGTAATCCTGATGGCATTCATATTGATGCTATTTCTCAAAGAAAATTTGGTTTACGATATTTTGAAGCCTTTTTTAATAGGAAACATGTATTAGAGCCATTAATTAATGAAAATGAATTGCTAAATCTAAATTATGCTAGAACACATACTAAAGCAGAAAAGATATATATAAAAAGTATGGATTTTGCATTGGGAAAAATATCGTATGATGAATTTACATCTGAACTTATGAAAATCAACAATGATTAAATATTACAAGTATAAAGGAGCTATTAATATAAATTTAATGAAGAACATAAAGGAGATGTTTTTTTGATACCATTACTAATTTTAGGTTTATTAAAACAAAAACCAGGTTCTTACGGATACGAATTATTAGCGTTAATGGAAGAGAGACATTATAAGTACATAGTAAATTTCACCAAAGGATCATTTTATTATAATCTTCAACAATTGGAAGAAAAGCAATATATAAAAAAAGTTAACCAATTAGACAGCACTAGAGAGAAGCGTAATTATATCATAACAGAACTAGGAGATAAAGAATTTGAAAAATTGATGTATAAGTATGGTTCTAAGACAGATTATATAAACCTATCTTTTTATGCTGCTATGTTATTTGCTAATGAGTATAAAAGTAAGGAATTAACAAAACTAATAGAAAAGCAAATCGAACAAACAAAAAAGAAAATTTTTTTATTAGAGCAATCTCTTAATAATAATAAAGCTATACCTACTTATTTCAAAAAGATGTTAGAAAATTCGCGTTCTCATCATTTGGTAAATCTTCAATGGTTTGAAGGATTATTAAATGATATAAAAGATCAAAATTAATTATAAGAGATTATCTGTTATTTATGAGGCTATATACTGATATTTACAGGAAACTTTTAAGATGTTATAATCTAGTTAAAAATTAGTTTGAAAGATAGGAAGTAAACATGAGATTAGAAGAATTGGTTAATAATAATTACAATAAGCTCAATGAAAACGATCTCCACATATGGAAGTATATATGTTGTAATAAGCGTGAGTGTTGTACAATATCTATTGATGAATTAGCAAAAAAATGTAATATTTCAAGGACAACAATTTCTAGATTTACTCAAAAGCTATCTTTGGAGGGGTTTGGAGAGTTTAAAGTTAGGTTAAAACTAGAACTTGGCGTGAGTAATAATTTTAAAAGCAGCAGTGTTGAGGATGTTTATCAGGATTATTACAAAACAATAAAGGATATGAAGGAAAAGGATTTTTTAGAAATATGTCGTATGATTTATGGAGCAAAACATCTTTTTGTATATGGGACTGGGGCGGTACAAATTGCAGCAGCCAATGAACTTAAAAGGCATTTTATAAGTGTAAATAAGTTTTTTGTTACAGTACACGGAGAAGCTGAAATGAATATGGTTCTAGAGACAGCTACTGATGAAGATTTAATTGTAATTATATCATTATCTGGTGAAAAAAAATCTGCGGTTGAATATTTGAAAAAAGTAAAGGTCAAGAATATACCATCTATTTCTATTACAAAATTATCCGACAACTCAATAGCGAGGTTATGTGACGAGAATTTGTATATTATTACAAGAAATATAAAAATAGAAGGAGTGGTTACTTGTGAAAATGTAGGCCAATACTTCATTTTAATTGAGATATT is from Clostridium acetobutylicum ATCC 824 and encodes:
- a CDS encoding Lsa family ABC-F type ribosomal protection protein; translation: MSLINVTNLTFAYEGSYDNIFENVSFQIDTDWKLGFTGRNGRGKTTFLNLLLGKYEYNGSISTDVNFEYFPYEVQEKGKFVIDVIKEISPNSMDWEIVKELSLLDIDYEALYRQFYTLSKGEQTKSLLAAMFLKENSFLLIDEPTNHLDAEGRKKLSNYLKKKKGFILISHDRSFLDNCVDHILSINRTNIEIQKGNFSSWWRNKELKDGFELAENEKLKKDINRLSSSAKRTSTWSDSVESSKYGTTNSGSKLDKGYVGHKSEKMMKRAKNIEARQQNMIKEKSRLLKNIENNENLKIVPLTFHDKKLVEVIDVAIKYDDRIVCEGVRFNIEKGERIAIQGKNGSGKSSILKLIYGEDIPHSGIVRKNNKLIISYVSQDTSDLYGNLSEYADKYCIDETLFKSMLRKLDFSREQFEKDIKDFSGGQKKKVLLAKSLCERAHLYIWDEPLNFIDVISRMQVEKLLIEYEPTILFVEHDISFCENVATKTIKL
- a CDS encoding sialate O-acetylesterase, translating into MVKSFLMLGQSNMAGRGFINEVPMIYNERIQMLRNGRWQMMTEPINYDRPVSGISLAGSFADAWSQKNQEDIIGLIPCAEGGSSIDEWALDGVLFRHALTEAKFAMESSELTGILWHQGESDSLNGNYKVYYKKLLLIIEALRKELNVPDIPIIIGGLGDFLGKERFGKGCTEYNFINKELQKFAFEQDNCYFVTASGLTCNPDGIHIDAISQRKFGLRYFEAFFNRKHVLEPLINENELLNLNYARTHTKAEKIYIKSMDFALGKISYDEFTSELMKINND
- a CDS encoding PadR family transcriptional regulator, encoding MIPLLILGLLKQKPGSYGYELLALMEERHYKYIVNFTKGSFYYNLQQLEEKQYIKKVNQLDSTREKRNYIITELGDKEFEKLMYKYGSKTDYINLSFYAAMLFANEYKSKELTKLIEKQIEQTKKKIFLLEQSLNNNKAIPTYFKKMLENSRSHHLVNLQWFEGLLNDIKDQN
- a CDS encoding MurR/RpiR family transcriptional regulator — translated: MRLEELVNNNYNKLNENDLHIWKYICCNKRECCTISIDELAKKCNISRTTISRFTQKLSLEGFGEFKVRLKLELGVSNNFKSSSVEDVYQDYYKTIKDMKEKDFLEICRMIYGAKHLFVYGTGAVQIAAANELKRHFISVNKFFVTVHGEAEMNMVLETATDEDLIVIISLSGEKKSAVEYLKKVKVKNIPSISITKLSDNSIARLCDENLYIITRNIKIEGVVTCENVGQYFILIEILFLKYITYLGQLKKEDTIS